A single Tachypleus tridentatus isolate NWPU-2018 chromosome 9, ASM421037v1, whole genome shotgun sequence DNA region contains:
- the LOC143225634 gene encoding metallophosphoesterase domain-containing protein 1-like isoform X1, giving the protein MLQQLKGVLMSHDSLKEASIEIHHFTKNPSKAWEELRKFQVIRKVQPIPLALPVNPNKVRFVCMSDTHSFTSFKKWPIPSGDVFIHAGDFTKFGFVEEVEEFNKFLGALPHTYKIVIAGNHEFTFDPSKCDTGNLQLDSNDSLKCTNNKPQNLLTNCIYLEDSAVEIHGLKVYGSPWQPFFRNGAFNLPRGKACLKKWNKIPTDVDVLITHTPPVGHGDYCLIGVHAGCVELLNTVQNRVKPKYHVFGHIHEGYGITTDDKTIFVNCSTCNTNYIPINPPIIFDISLPSGFSKI; this is encoded by the exons atgctccaacaactgaaagg agtCTTAATGTCACATGACAGTTTAAAGGAGGCCAGTATTGAAATACATCATTTTACCAAAAACCCTTCAAAAGCATGGGAGGAATTGAGAAAATTTCAGGTTATTCGTAAAGTTCAGCCCATACCACTTGCTTTACCAGTCAACCCAAACAAAGTTCGTTTTGTATGTATGTCTGATACACATTCCTTCACATCTTTTAAAAAATGGCCTATTCCTTCTGGTGATGTATTTATTCATGCTGGAGATTTCACAAAATTTGGATTTGTGGAAGAGGTAGAGGAATTTAACAAATTTTTGG GGGCTCTACCTCACACATACAAGATAGTTATTGCTGGCAACCATGAATTTACATTTGATCCTTCCAAGTGTGATACTGGAAATCTTCAGTTGGACTCCAATGattctttaaaatgtacaaataacaaGCCACAGAACCTGCTCACTAACTGTATTTATCTTGAGGATTCTGCAGTTGAAATTCATGGGCTGAAAGTTTATGGATCTCCTTG GCAACCATTTTTCAGGAACGGAGCTTTTAATCTTCCCAGAGGTAAAGCTTGTTTAAAGAAATGGAATAAAATACCGACTGATGTCGATGTTCTAATTACTCATACTCCACCTGTTGGTCATGGTGATTACTGTTTAATAGGTGTACATGCTGGCTGTGTAGAACTTCTAAACACTGTGCAAAATCGTGTGAAACCCAAATATCATGTTTTTGGCCACATTCATGAAG GATATGGCATCACGACAGATGATAAAACAATCTTTGTTAACTGTTCGACATGCAACACCAATTATATACCTATCAATCCACccattatatttgatatttcacTTCCTTCAGGCTTCagtaaaatttga
- the LOC143225634 gene encoding metallophosphoesterase domain-containing protein 1-like isoform X2, with protein sequence MSHDSLKEASIEIHHFTKNPSKAWEELRKFQVIRKVQPIPLALPVNPNKVRFVCMSDTHSFTSFKKWPIPSGDVFIHAGDFTKFGFVEEVEEFNKFLGALPHTYKIVIAGNHEFTFDPSKCDTGNLQLDSNDSLKCTNNKPQNLLTNCIYLEDSAVEIHGLKVYGSPWQPFFRNGAFNLPRGKACLKKWNKIPTDVDVLITHTPPVGHGDYCLIGVHAGCVELLNTVQNRVKPKYHVFGHIHEGYGITTDDKTIFVNCSTCNTNYIPINPPIIFDISLPSGFSKI encoded by the exons ATGTCACATGACAGTTTAAAGGAGGCCAGTATTGAAATACATCATTTTACCAAAAACCCTTCAAAAGCATGGGAGGAATTGAGAAAATTTCAGGTTATTCGTAAAGTTCAGCCCATACCACTTGCTTTACCAGTCAACCCAAACAAAGTTCGTTTTGTATGTATGTCTGATACACATTCCTTCACATCTTTTAAAAAATGGCCTATTCCTTCTGGTGATGTATTTATTCATGCTGGAGATTTCACAAAATTTGGATTTGTGGAAGAGGTAGAGGAATTTAACAAATTTTTGG GGGCTCTACCTCACACATACAAGATAGTTATTGCTGGCAACCATGAATTTACATTTGATCCTTCCAAGTGTGATACTGGAAATCTTCAGTTGGACTCCAATGattctttaaaatgtacaaataacaaGCCACAGAACCTGCTCACTAACTGTATTTATCTTGAGGATTCTGCAGTTGAAATTCATGGGCTGAAAGTTTATGGATCTCCTTG GCAACCATTTTTCAGGAACGGAGCTTTTAATCTTCCCAGAGGTAAAGCTTGTTTAAAGAAATGGAATAAAATACCGACTGATGTCGATGTTCTAATTACTCATACTCCACCTGTTGGTCATGGTGATTACTGTTTAATAGGTGTACATGCTGGCTGTGTAGAACTTCTAAACACTGTGCAAAATCGTGTGAAACCCAAATATCATGTTTTTGGCCACATTCATGAAG GATATGGCATCACGACAGATGATAAAACAATCTTTGTTAACTGTTCGACATGCAACACCAATTATATACCTATCAATCCACccattatatttgatatttcacTTCCTTCAGGCTTCagtaaaatttga